A window of Streptomyces sp. NBC_01224 genomic DNA:
CCGTGTCACGAATGATGTCCGCTCACGCGGGCGACGATCCCGTCCTCAATTGCCGGACGGGGTGGATTCGCGGACCTCGGCAACCAGTGCCGGGAGTTCCGTCAGCGCGTTGATGCGCCAGTCCGCCGTCTCCACCACGTCCGGATGGTCAGCCCACCAGTGCCCGTACGCACCGCGGCGCAGATGCGCCGAGCGCAGGCCGAAGGACTTGGCCGGGAAAAGGTCGTTGGCCGGGTGGTCGCCCACGTACAGGGTGCGCTCCGGAGCGGCCCCCGACACCTCCAGTACGCGTGCGAAGAACGCTGGGTCCGGTTTGGTCACGCCCCACTCGTCCGAGGTGACGACCAGGTCCGCGGGCAGGTCCAGGGCCCGCAGCAGCTCCCCGGCCCGTACCGTCTGATTGCCCGCCACCACCACCCGCACCCCCAGCGTGCGCAGCTCCGCGAGGGCGGGGCGGACGTCGGGGTAGAGGTCCGTCTCGTCGAGATGCTCACCGCGTCCGGCCGCCGCACGCGCCAGGTACGCCTCCCTGACGTCCATGCCGGGGCGCAGGATGCGCAGCGCGTCGGCGCTGTCGCGGCCCTGGGTGACCGCCGCGCCGACCAACGCACTGAGCGTGTGCGGTGGAACGCCGAGCCAGTTCGCCCAGGACGCCCAGTAGCGGTCGTCGCGTACGAGTGTTTCGCCGATGTCGAAGACGATCGTTTCCATCACCGTCCCGAGCCTACGGCCCCCGACCGCTCCAGCGGCCCAGGCGCCAGGGTCGGGCTTTCGGTCCCGCCGGTCCCACGGAGTCCCTGGTCCGGGGCGCGCGCCTCGCTCGTATGCTCGCTTCATGACCGATCCTCAGCGCGGACGTCCGACCACCAACTCCATGCGGCGCGCCCTCAAGCGGGCCCGCGACGGTGTCGCTCTCGATGTGACCGAGGCCGCCGTGCTGCTCCAGGCGCGAGATGACGATCTGACGGATCTCGCCGCCTCGGCCGCCCGGGTGCGCGACGCCGGCCTCGAAGCCGCCGGCCGGCCCGGTGTCATCACGTACTCCCGCAAGGTCTTCATCCCGCTGACCCGGCTCTGCCGCGACAAGTGCCACTACTGCACCTTCGTCACCGTCCCCGGCAAGCTCCGGCGCGAGGGCCACGGGATGTTCCTGTCGCCCGACGAGGTGCTGGACATCGCCCGCAAGGGCGCGGCCATGGGCTGCAAGGAAGCGCTGTTCACGCTCGGCGACCGGCCCGAGGACCGCTGGCCCGAGGCACGGGAGTGGCTGGAGGCCGAGGGGTACGACGACACCCTCGCGTACGTACGCGCCATGGCGATCCGCGTCCTGGAGGAGACCGGCCTCCTCCCGCACCTCAACCCGGGCGTGCTGACCTGGACCGACCTCCAGCGGCTCAAGCCCGTCGCCCCCTCCATGGGCATGATGCTGGAGACGACGGCCACCCGCCTGTGGTCCGAACCGGGCGGCCCGCACCACGGCTCCCCGGACAAGGAACCGGCCGTGCGCCTGCGCGTCCTCGAAGACGCGGGCCGCTCCAACGTCCCGTTCACGACCGGCGTCCTGATCGGGATCGGCGAATCGTACGAGGAGCGCGCCGACTCCCTCTTCGAGCTGCGCAAGACCGCCCGCGCCTACCACGGCATCCAGGAAGTCATCGTCCAGAACTTCCGCGCGAAGCCGGACACGGCGATGCGCGGCATGCCGGACGCCGAGCTGGAGGAACTGGCCGCGGCCATCGCCGTCGCCCGGCACATCCTCGGCCCGTCCGCCCGCATCCAGGCCCCGCCGAACCTCGTCGACGCCGAGTACGCGCTGCTCATCGGCGCGGGCATCGACGACTGGGGCGGCGTCTCCCCGCTCACCCCCGACCATGTGAACCCCGAACGCCCCTGGCCCCACATCGACGAACTGGCTGCGAAGACCGCCGAGTCGGGCTTCGCACTCCGCGAGCGACTCACCATCTACCCGGAGTTCATCCAGCGCGGCGAGCCCTGGCTCGACCCCCGCCTGCTTCCGCACGTCCGCGCCCTCGCCGACCCGGAGACGGGCCTCGCGAAGGAGGGTGCGATCCCCGTCGGCCTGCCCTGGCAGGAGCCCGACGAGGAGTTCGGCGCCACTGGACGCACCGATCTGCACCGCACCATCGACACGGAGGGCCGCACCGGCGACCGTCGCGAAGACTTCGACGAGGTGTACGGCGACTGGGAGGCGCTGCGCGAGGCAGCGGCCCCCGGCATGGTCCCGTCCCGCATCGACGCCGACGTACGCCAGGCGCTCGGCCAGGCCGCCGACGATCCGACGAAACTCACCGACGACCAGGCGCTCGCCCTGCTCCACGCGGACGGCCCGGCGCTCGACGAACTGTGCCGGATCGCGGACACCCTGCGCCGTGACGTGGTCGGTGACGACGTCACGTACATCGTCACCAGGAACATCAACTTCACCAACGTCTGCTACACCGGCTGCCGCTTCTGCGCCTTCGCCCAGCGGCGCACCGACGCCGACGCGTACACCCTCTCCCTGGACCAGGTCGCCGACCGGGCCGCGCAGGCGTGGGACGTCGGCGCGGTCGAGGTCTGCATGCAGGGTGGCATCCACCCGGACCTGCCCGGCACCGCGTACTTCGACATCGCGCGAGCGGTGAAGGAACGCGTACCGGGCATGCATGTGCACGCCTTCTCCCCGATGGAGGTCGTCAACGGGGCGACCCGCACCGGCATGTCCATCCGCGACTGGCTGATCGCCGCGAAGGAGTCCGGGCTCGGTTCGATCCCCGGTACGGCGGCCGAGATCCTGGACGACGAGGTCCGCTGGGTCCTCACCAAGGGCAAGCTGCCCACGGCGACCTGGCTGGAGGTCATCAGGACCGCCCACGAGGTGGGCCTGCGATCGTCGTCGACGATGATGTACGGCCACGTCGACCAGCCCCGCCACTGGCTCGGCCACCTGAGGACCCTGGCAAACCTTCAGCAGGAGACCGGCGGCTTCACGGAGTTCGTCACCCTCCCCTTCATCCACACCAACGCCCCGGTCTACCTGGCAGGCATCGCCCGCCCCGGCCCGACCGACCGCGACAACCGTGCCGTCACCGCCATGGCCCGGCTCCTGCTCCACCCGCACATCACCAACATCCAGACCAGCTGGGTGAAGCTCGGCACGGAGGGCGCGGCCGAGATGCTGCGCTCGGGCGCCAACGACCTGGGCGGCACGCTGATGGAGGAGACCATCTCCCGGATGGCGGGCTCCAGTTACGGCTCGTACCGTTCCGTCCAGGACCTCGTCGCGATCGCCGAACTCGCGGGCCGCCCGGCGAAGCCGCGTACGACGCTGTACGGGGAGGTCCCGCCGGAGCGGGTGGCGGCGGCCGCCGCGTCCGACGGGCACCTTCCGGAGCTGCTTCCCGTGCTGTCGGACTGAGCCGTATGCCTTCACCGACCGGCCATGCGTACGGTCCGCGGGCCCAGCGGGCCTCGGCTACAAGACCCCGGCAGAAGTTCACGCCGAATACGTGAAGATGCAGCTCGCGGCAGAGAAAACACCCATAACCGGTGTCCGGAAAATGGATGGCCGCTCAGCCGCGGGGGAGAACAACGAGATGTGGCGCCCCCGGTCGTACCAGGGGGCGCCACGCTCCTCAGGCCGGCCGCCTCAGGCGTGCGCGTTGCGTCCCGTCACGTGGAACGCACTACGCACCTCGACCGCGCAGGCCGCGGTGACGCACAAGGCGACCGCCACCATGCCCGAGCCGATCACGGTGTCCGGGCCGGGATTCTGGCCGAGGACGGTGACCAGCGCCTTCGCGGCGATGGCGACCTGCCCCAGTCCGACGACCGTCAGCCAGGCGACGCGCAGGGCCCGCGGGCTGCGGGTGCGTGCCTTCTCCAGCCCCAGCAGCGCCGCCGCACCCGCCAGCGCGACCACGACTCCGAGCGTGACGGCGACGGAGAGCATCGCGTCCACGGCCGGGGCGTCGGTGTGGTCGAGTTCCGCCGTGTCCGGCGGGAGAACGGTGAACGCCACGGTCATCAGGGCGAGGTAGGTGACCTGGAGGAGGAGAAGGACGGGCACCACTCGCCGGCTGAGCACGGATGTCATGCGTTGCTCCTCACGAGCTTGCCACTCTTGATGATCCACAGCTTCCCACGGCTCGTCCCGTTCTTGCGGGCATCCCTGCTGCGGACGCCCGCACTCGACTTGCCGGTGTTGTCACGGCCGATCCGACGGCCGATGGAGTTGTTGCGCAGGTCCGTCTCCTTGCCGTTGTCCGGATCAGCCGGCGGTCAGGATGCGCCAGTCGCGCGAGCCGATGTCGGCGGGTGTGCCGTCGAGAATCCGGGCCGTGCGCGTCGTGGGTTCGAGGGTGACGGTCGCGAGACTCGCCCAGCGTTGGCCGAGCGGTCTGTCGAGGTCGGGCAGGCAGGTCACCGGCGGTTCGCCGTCCCCCGTCACGAGGCAGCCGGCGAGGTCGTCGGGCGTGGCCGTCGGTTTTGTGCCAGGTCATCGAGTCGCTGTGGGAGGTACTGGTCATCGCGCACAGCCGGGGCGGGCGTCTGCGCGTCCGAGCGCGACGCAGCGGTGGTTCGAGCGGCCTGGGCTCAGCGGAAGCCGAGCATTCCGGCGAGTCGGTCTCGGCGGCCGTCGTGTACACATCGGCCGGCATGTTCGGGCCAAAAACGACCTGCGGGACGTCCGTCCACATACCCGCGCGTACCCAATTCCGCTCCCTCGACCGCCCGTTCCCGTCGATTACAGTGCTGCGCAGTCGCAGGCGGGCGGGCCGACGGGGAGGTGCACGGTGAGCACAGGGACCACAGCCGTCTGGGGCCGTGCCGAGCAGCAGGACTTCCGCAGCCGGGTGCGCGGCGCTCTGCTGGGCGGGGCCATCGGCGACGCGCTCGGCGCGGGTGTCGACGGGCTCACGCTCGAAGAGATCCGGGCGGTCCACGGCGCCGAAGCCGTCACCGACTTCGTACCCGCGCACGGCGGACGCGGCACCGTCACCGCCGTCACCCAGCTCAACCTGTTCACCGTCGACGGGCTGATCCGCGCCCAGGTCCGCCGCGACACCGGTGCCTGGCACCCGCCCACCGATGTGCACCGGGCCCATCTGCGGTGGGCGGCCACGCAGCGCGACTGGGGGCCCGACGAGCGGCGCAAGGACAACGGCTGGCTCGCCCTGCAGGAGTGGCTCTACGCCCGCCGCGCCCCCACCCGGGAATGCCTGACCGGCCTCGGCGACACCACCATGGGCACGCTCGACAAGCCCAAGAACCCCACCGCCCGGGACTCGGCGGCCCTCACCCGGTCCGCCCCGTTCGGGCTGCTCGTCGGCTGGGAGCCTCAGCTCGTCCTCCAACTGGCCGTCGAATGTGCCGCCCAGACCCATGGTCACCCCATCGCCCTGCTCTCCGCGGGCGCCCTCGCCGTCATGATGCACGGGCTGGCCCGCGGCGAGACCCTGGACGGCTCCGTCCAGCACGCCCTGTCCCTGCTCGTCGAGCGCCCGGGGCACGAACCGGTCACCGAGGCGCTGAAGCGGGCCCTCGGCACCGTACGCCAGGGCATTCCGGGACCGGCCCTGATCGAGTCGCTGGGTGCCACGGACGCCGCCGAGGAGGTCCTCGCCGTCGCCGTGTACTGCGCCCTGGTCGGCGAGGACGTGCGGCACGGGCTGCGGCTGGCGGTCAACCACGGTGGACCTTCCGCGGCCACCGGGGCCCTGTGCGGGGCGCTGCTCGGCGCGTTGCACGGCGAGACCGCGCTGCCGCCGGCCTGGCTCGCCGAACTGGAGGGCCGGGCCACCCTGCTGGAACTCGCCGACGACTTCGCGATGGAGATGACGCAGGGCCCCGCCCTGCACAGCCCGTCGGCCGCCGCACCGGGCTGGCTGACCCGCTATCCGCGCGGCTGAGACCCGAAAAGAGGAGCAGGAGGGAGGGGCGGGGTACGGACACCGCCGCGTCCGTACCCCGCCCCTCGGCCCTTTTCCGTGCGGCTGTGCGTGTCAGTCCTTCACGCCCTCCGCGACGGCGGCATCCCCGGAACCGGCCTGCGCCTGCGCCGGAACCGTCGCTCCGGCGCCCGTGCCGTCACCGTCCGAGTTGATCTGCTCGATGATCGCGTCGCGCTCCGGGGTGTCCTCCGGCTTGATGAAGCCGATCACGATGTAGAGGACCAGGGAGATCGCCAGCGGCAGAGCGACCTGGTACTGCAGCGCGACATCCGTCTTCACCGAACCGTCGAAGTTGTAGTTGGTGAAGTAGAACGCCAGCAGACCCGCAGCCCAGCTGACGAGCGCCGCCGTCGGACCCGACTTACGGAACCTGCGCAGCAGGCCCAGCATGAACGGGATCGCGATCGGACCCATCAGACCGGCCACCCACTTGATGACGACGGAGATGATGTCCTTGAACGTCGGCGAGTTGATCTGGGTGGCGAGCGCCATCGACAGACCGAGGAAGCCGAGTGTGGACACGCGGGCCGCCAGCAGACCGGTGCGGCTGCTCCATGTGCGGGCCGCCTTCGAGAGGACCGGGGCGATGTCCCGGGTGAAGACCGCCGCGATGGCGTTGGCGTCGGAGGAGCACATGGCCATCGTGTGCGAGAAGAAGCCGACGACGACCAGGCCCAGCAGCCCGTGCGGCAGCAGCTGCTCGGTCATCAGGGCGTAGCTGTCGGAGGCGTCCGGCTTCTGCGCGTCGACCAGCAGCGGGGCGCACCACATCGGGAAGAACAGGACCGTGGGCCAGACCAGCCACAGCACGGCGGAGAGCCGGGCCGAGCGCTTGGCCGAGGCGGCGGAGTCCGTGGCCATGTAGCGCTGGGCCTGGTTCCACATGCCGCCGTTGTACTCGAAGGTCTTGATGAAGAGGTACGCCAGCAGGAAGGTCACGGTGTACGGGCCGGCCGTCGGGTTCGTGTGGCCCTCGGGCAGCTTGTCCCAGACCGTCCACAGGGTGCTGACACCGTCGAGCTCGGCCATGGCGGTGACGAGCATCGCGACGCCGGCGAAGAGCTGGATGACGAACTGCCCCAGTTCCGTGAGCGCGTCGGCCCACAGGCCGCCGACCGTGCAGTAGACGGCCGTGATGCAGCCGGTGATGAAGATGCCCTGCGTGATCGAGATGCCCGTGAAGACGGAGAGAAGGGTGGCGATGGCCGCCCACTTGGCGCCGACGTCCACGATCTTCAGCAGCAGACCGGACCAGGCGAGCGCCTGCTGGGTCTGGATGTTGTAGCGGTTCTTCAGGTATTCGAGCGGGGACGCGACATGCAGCCGCGAGCGCAGCCGGTTGAGCCGGGGGGCGAAGAGCTGTGCGCCGATGCCGATGCCGATGGCGATCGGAAGCGACCAGGTCACGAAGGACGTGACGCCGTACTGGTAGGCGATACCGGCGTAACCGGTGAACATCACCGCGCTGTAGCCGGACATGTGGTGCGAGATGCCGGACAGCCACCACGGCATCTTGCCGCCGGCCGTGAAGAAGTCGCTGACGTTGTCCACACGCTTGTGGGACCAGAGCCCGATCGCGATCATCACGCCGAAGTAGCCGATGAGCACGACCCAGTCGAGACTGTTCATGTGCCCCCTCCTGGGGTCCGCCTTATGAACGGGTACGCACTTCGTCAGCACGGCCGCTCAGCGGGGCCCCCGTGCGGGAGCGGGGACTTCGGGGATTGAACCGCCTGTCCGGTCCCTCGGTCAAGGTTTTTCGCGATCAGAAATGTGAACGCGGATCAGTAAGTCGAACGATTTTGCTTGTTCTTGACTCACGTAAGCGTTGTCGCGAACGTGACGGCGGCCACACGATGAGCGGGCACTTCGTCAGGCTGTGCAGAGCGTCAGGAGTACCGAGGAGCGCAGAAAGACCGCACGGGATGCGGGTCCCGTGCGGCCGAGAAGGGGGAGAGCCGGCCTTGCGAACCGGTGTTACGAACCGGCCTTGTGAACCGGTGTTGTGGACCGGTGTTGTGAACCGTCCTACCGCATCAGCTCGCCGGCGTTGACCAGCAGGGACTGCCCGGTGATCGCCCGCGCCCGGTCCGAGGCCAGGAACGCGGCGGCCTCGGCCACATCGCCGTCCGTGGCAAGGTCCGGAAGCGCCATGCGCTCCGTGAGCCTGTCCAGCACCTCGGCCTCGGGCACACCCTCGGTGTGTGCCGTGAACCGTACGTACGCCTGCACCGGTGGACCCCACATCCAGCCGGGCAGCACCGTGTTCACCCGGATCCGGTGCGGGCCGAACTCCCGCGCCATGGAGTACATCGCCGAGGTGAGCGCCCCCTTCGAGGCCGCGTACGCCGCCTGCTGCACCTGGGACGGTGCGGCCACCGAGGACTGCGTGCCGATGACGACCACCGAGCCGCCCCGCTCCTTGAGGCCGGGCAGGCAGGCGCGGGTCATCCGTAGCGTGCCGAGCAGATTGACGTCGATGACCGACTGCCAGGTGGCGAAGTCGGCGTCCTCGATTCCGCCGAAGCAGCTGTCCCAGGCGGCGACATGGACCACCGCGTCGATCCGTCCGAACCGCTCCAGCGCCAGTGCGGCGAGCGCCTCGCACTGCGCCTCGTTCGTGATGTCGGTGGCCAGATGGGCGGTGCGCCGGCCTTCCGGGTCGATCTCCGTGGCCGACTTGGAAAGATTGGCGGCGGTGCGTGCCCCGAGCACCGCGCTGCCGCCGTCCCGTACGACTGCCGCCGCGACCTGGTGCCCGAGCCCGGCGCCCACCCCGGACACGATGACGGTCTTCCCCGCGAGCAACATCGGTGGCCTCCCGGCTCTGGCAGTTCTTCTGACGGGGCGTCAGAGTAGGACGCCGCTGCGGAGTACGGAAGGGGAACGGCATGAGCGACGAGACGCGGAGTGACACCTACGCCGAACTGGCCGCGCTGGGACCGTACGGAATCCATCCCGGCCACGCACTGATCACCATGGTCGAACCGCACCTGGGCCATGAGTACGCGTACAACAGATGGTACGAAGACGATCACTACTACGCGGGCGCGATGGCGATGCCCTGGATGTTCGCCGGGCGGCGCTGGGTGGCCACCCGGGAGCTCCAGGAGTTGCGGTACCCGGAGGTGTCCGCGGTCGCGCAGCCGGTCGGCGCGGGGTGCTACCTGTCCACGTACTGGGTGACGGACGGGCGCTACGACGACCACATGAAGTGGACCGTCGGGATCAACAAGCGGCTGAACCGGGACGGCCGGGTCTACCAGGACCGCACCCATGTGTTCACGTCGTTCCAGGACCACGAGGCGACGGTCTACCGGGACGGCGCCTCGGGGCCCCGGGACTTCCATGCACTCGACCACCCCTACCGCGGGCTGGTCCTTCAGGTGATCGACGCCGAAGGGACGCAGCAGCGGGCCGAGTTGCTGGAATGGCTGCGCTCGCGGCATCTGCCGAAGCGGCTGGGCGGCTCCCCGGCGGCGATGGTGACCGTCTTCCGCCCCACGCCGCTGCCGGGCGACCGGATGACCTATGTGAAGCAGGTCGAGGGCGTCGACACCCGGCTGACCCTGCTGTGGTTCCTTCAGGAGGACCCGCGGGACTGCTGGGGCGGGCATTTCACCGGGCTCGACGCGATGGTCGAGGAATCCGGCCTGGGGCGGGTGGAGTTGGTGGCGCCGTTCATTCCGACCGTGCCCGGCACCGATCTCCACGTCGATCAGTTGCGCTGAGAGCCCCGGATCTCCGGGGCAGGCATTTCCCTGTCAGGCATTTCCCGGTCAAGCGTTCTCCGGGTCAAGC
This region includes:
- a CDS encoding sodium:solute symporter family protein, which encodes MNSLDWVVLIGYFGVMIAIGLWSHKRVDNVSDFFTAGGKMPWWLSGISHHMSGYSAVMFTGYAGIAYQYGVTSFVTWSLPIAIGIGIGAQLFAPRLNRLRSRLHVASPLEYLKNRYNIQTQQALAWSGLLLKIVDVGAKWAAIATLLSVFTGISITQGIFITGCITAVYCTVGGLWADALTELGQFVIQLFAGVAMLVTAMAELDGVSTLWTVWDKLPEGHTNPTAGPYTVTFLLAYLFIKTFEYNGGMWNQAQRYMATDSAASAKRSARLSAVLWLVWPTVLFFPMWCAPLLVDAQKPDASDSYALMTEQLLPHGLLGLVVVGFFSHTMAMCSSDANAIAAVFTRDIAPVLSKAARTWSSRTGLLAARVSTLGFLGLSMALATQINSPTFKDIISVVIKWVAGLMGPIAIPFMLGLLRRFRKSGPTAALVSWAAGLLAFYFTNYNFDGSVKTDVALQYQVALPLAISLVLYIVIGFIKPEDTPERDAIIEQINSDGDGTGAGATVPAQAQAGSGDAAVAEGVKD
- a CDS encoding ADP-ribosylglycohydrolase family protein, with translation MSTGTTAVWGRAEQQDFRSRVRGALLGGAIGDALGAGVDGLTLEEIRAVHGAEAVTDFVPAHGGRGTVTAVTQLNLFTVDGLIRAQVRRDTGAWHPPTDVHRAHLRWAATQRDWGPDERRKDNGWLALQEWLYARRAPTRECLTGLGDTTMGTLDKPKNPTARDSAALTRSAPFGLLVGWEPQLVLQLAVECAAQTHGHPIALLSAGALAVMMHGLARGETLDGSVQHALSLLVERPGHEPVTEALKRALGTVRQGIPGPALIESLGATDAAEEVLAVAVYCALVGEDVRHGLRLAVNHGGPSAATGALCGALLGALHGETALPPAWLAELEGRATLLELADDFAMEMTQGPALHSPSAAAPGWLTRYPRG
- a CDS encoding HAD family hydrolase, with product METIVFDIGETLVRDDRYWASWANWLGVPPHTLSALVGAAVTQGRDSADALRILRPGMDVREAYLARAAAGRGEHLDETDLYPDVRPALAELRTLGVRVVVAGNQTVRAGELLRALDLPADLVVTSDEWGVTKPDPAFFARVLEVSGAAPERTLYVGDHPANDLFPAKSFGLRSAHLRRGAYGHWWADHPDVVETADWRINALTELPALVAEVRESTPSGN
- a CDS encoding bifunctional FO biosynthesis protein CofGH — encoded protein: MTDPQRGRPTTNSMRRALKRARDGVALDVTEAAVLLQARDDDLTDLAASAARVRDAGLEAAGRPGVITYSRKVFIPLTRLCRDKCHYCTFVTVPGKLRREGHGMFLSPDEVLDIARKGAAMGCKEALFTLGDRPEDRWPEAREWLEAEGYDDTLAYVRAMAIRVLEETGLLPHLNPGVLTWTDLQRLKPVAPSMGMMLETTATRLWSEPGGPHHGSPDKEPAVRLRVLEDAGRSNVPFTTGVLIGIGESYEERADSLFELRKTARAYHGIQEVIVQNFRAKPDTAMRGMPDAELEELAAAIAVARHILGPSARIQAPPNLVDAEYALLIGAGIDDWGGVSPLTPDHVNPERPWPHIDELAAKTAESGFALRERLTIYPEFIQRGEPWLDPRLLPHVRALADPETGLAKEGAIPVGLPWQEPDEEFGATGRTDLHRTIDTEGRTGDRREDFDEVYGDWEALREAAAPGMVPSRIDADVRQALGQAADDPTKLTDDQALALLHADGPALDELCRIADTLRRDVVGDDVTYIVTRNINFTNVCYTGCRFCAFAQRRTDADAYTLSLDQVADRAAQAWDVGAVEVCMQGGIHPDLPGTAYFDIARAVKERVPGMHVHAFSPMEVVNGATRTGMSIRDWLIAAKESGLGSIPGTAAEILDDEVRWVLTKGKLPTATWLEVIRTAHEVGLRSSSTMMYGHVDQPRHWLGHLRTLANLQQETGGFTEFVTLPFIHTNAPVYLAGIARPGPTDRDNRAVTAMARLLLHPHITNIQTSWVKLGTEGAAEMLRSGANDLGGTLMEETISRMAGSSYGSYRSVQDLVAIAELAGRPAKPRTTLYGEVPPERVAAAAASDGHLPELLPVLSD
- a CDS encoding SDR family oxidoreductase, encoding MLLAGKTVIVSGVGAGLGHQVAAAVVRDGGSAVLGARTAANLSKSATEIDPEGRRTAHLATDITNEAQCEALAALALERFGRIDAVVHVAAWDSCFGGIEDADFATWQSVIDVNLLGTLRMTRACLPGLKERGGSVVVIGTQSSVAAPSQVQQAAYAASKGALTSAMYSMAREFGPHRIRVNTVLPGWMWGPPVQAYVRFTAHTEGVPEAEVLDRLTERMALPDLATDGDVAEAAAFLASDRARAITGQSLLVNAGELMR